Proteins encoded together in one Quercus lobata isolate SW786 chromosome 3, ValleyOak3.0 Primary Assembly, whole genome shotgun sequence window:
- the LOC115981756 gene encoding protein CHROMATIN REMODELING 19 encodes MKRVFEEISDDEWENHSHSFKPSRVLNTTTNPTPPAIESFAYGSSKQNPKEDIVFDLEDDDEDVVEAARPSVANRGRRFVVEDEESDGDGDDGDKDADIAQVYNVKSSDEEGNVEAEAEEEEEEEEEEEEEEEEDVVAKALQKCARISAELKRNLYGSSVTACDRYAEVESSSVRIVTQDDVDAACKSQDSDFQPVLKPYQLVGVNFLLLLYQKDIGGAILADEMGLGKTIQAITYLTLLKHLNNDPGPHLIVCPASVLENWERELKKWCPSFSILQYHGAARSAHSKQLNSLAKAGKPPPFNVLLVCYSLFERHSAQQKDDRKILKRWQWSCVLMDEAHALKDKSSYRWKNLMSVAKNANQRLMLTGTPLQNDLHELWSLLEFMMPDLFATEDVDLKKLLNADDMDLVGRMKSILGPFILRRLKSDVMQQLVPKIQRVEYVVMEKQQDDAYKEAIEEYRAASRARIAKNSEINSNNIFGVLPRRQISNYFVQFRKIANHPLLVRRIYRDEDVVRFAKKLHPMGVFGFDCTLDRVIEELKSYNDFSVHRLLLYYGVTDTKGILPDKYVMLSAKCRALGELLPSLKQGGHRVLIFSQWTSMLDILEWGLDVIGVTYKRLDGSTQVTERQTIVDTFNNDTSIFACLLSTRAGGQGLNLTGADTVIIHDMDFNPQIDRQAEDRCHRIGQTKPVTIYRLVTKGTVDENVYEIAKRKLVLDAAVLESGIEVDNEGETSEKTMGEILSALLLG; translated from the exons atgaagcgAGTGTTCGAGGAAATCTCCGACGACGAGTGGGAGAACCACAGCCACTCCTTCAAGCCCTCTCGCGTCCTCAACACCACCACGAACCCCACCCCTCCGGCGATCGAATCCTTCGCTTACGGCTCGTCCAAGCAAAACCCGAAGGAGGACATAGTGTTTGATTTGGAGGACGACGATGAGGATGTGGTCGAGGCCGCCAGACCTTCCGTGGCGAACCGTGGCCGTCGGTTCGTGGTGGAGGATGAGGAGAGCGACGGCGACGGCGACGACGGCGATAAGGACGCGGATATCGCGCAAGTGTACAACGTGAAGTCAAGCGATGAAGAAGGAAATGTTGAAGCGGAAgcggaggaggaagaggaggaggaggaggaggaggaggaggaggaggaggaggatgtGGTGGCAAAGGCTTTGCAGAAGTGTGCGAGGATATCGGCCGAGTTGAAGAGAAACCTGTACGGCTCCTCCGTCACCGCCTGCGACCGCTACGCCGAAGTCGAGTCCTCTTCAGTCAGGATTGTCACTCAG GATGATGTTGATGCGGCATGTAAGTCACAGGATTCGGATTTTCAACCGGTTCTCAAGCCATATCAACTGGTTGGtgtcaattttcttcttctgttgtaTCAGAAGGATATTGGGGGAG CCATATTGGCGGATGAGATGGGCCTTGGGAAGACTATCCAG GCTATTACATATCTGACTTTGCTGAAACACTTGAACAATGATCCTGGTCCACATTTAATCGTATGTCCTGCTTCTGTTTTGGAAAACTGGGAAAGAGAACTTAAGAAGTGGTGTCCATCGTTTTCTATTCTCCAGTATCATGGGGCTGCGCGATCAGCACATTCAAAGCAGTTGAACTCTTTGGCCAAAGCTGGAAAGCCGCCTCCTTTTAATGTTCTTCTTGTGTGTTATTCACTTTTTGAAAGACACAG TGCACAGCAGAAAGATGATCGTAAAATTCTGAAACGTTGGCAATGGAGCTGTGTGCTGATGGATGAGGCCCATGCCTTGAAGGATAAAAGCAGTTATAGGTGGAAAAATCTAATGTCTGTAGCAAAGAATGCAAACCAGCGTCTTATGCTGACAGGAACACCACTTCAAAATGATCTACAT GAACTGTGGTCATTATTGGAATTTATGATGCCTGATCTTTTTGCTACTGAGGATGTCGACTTGAAAAAGCTTTTAAACGCAGATGATATGGATTTGGTTGGTCGTATGAAGTCTATTTTGGGACCGTTTATTTTGAGACGTTTGAAATCTGATGTGATGCAGCAACTTGTTCCAAAGATTCAACGG GTTGAGTATGTTGTAATGGAAAAGCAGCAGGACGATGCTTATAAGGAAGCTATTGAGGAGTATCGTGCAGCTTCACGAGCTCgtattgcaaaaaattcagagataaactcaaataatatttttggagtTCTTCCTCGGCGTCAAATCTCCAACTATTTTGTTCAGTTTCGTAAG ATTGCAAATCATCCTTTATTGGTTAGGCGTATTTATAGAGATGAAGATGTTGTTCGTTTTGCTAAAAAGTTACATCCAAtgggtgtgtttggttttgattgTACCTTGGACAGGGTAATTGAGGAACTTAAGAGTTATAATGACTTCTCCGTTCACCGG CTCTTACTTTATTATGGTGTCACTGATACAAAGGGAATCCTTCCTGACAAATATGTTATGCTTTCAGCAAAATGTCGG GCGTTAGGTGAACTTCTCCCTTCACTAAAGCAAGGTGGTCATCGAGTTCTTATTTTTAGCCAGTGGACATCAATGCTTGATATTTTGGAGTGGGGTTTGGATGTGATTGGGGTTACGTATAAACGACTTGATGGAAG TACTCAGGTGACAGAGCGACAAACAATAGTTGATACGTTTAATAATGATACTTCTATATTTGCATGCTTGCTGTCCACAAGAGCTGGAGGGCAGGGTTTGAACCTGACTGGAGCCGATACTGTCATCATTCATGACATGGATTTCAATCCACAGATTGATCGGCAAGCTGAAGATCGTTGTCATCGCATTGGCCAAACAAAGCCTGTTACCATATACAG GCTGGTTACCAAGGGTACTGTTGATGAGAATGTTTATGAGATTGCAAAACGGAAGCTAGTACTGGATGCAGCTGTCCTTGAGTCTGGTATAGAGGTGGATAATGAAGGTGAAACATCTGAGAAGACTATGGGGGAGATATTATCGGCTCTTTTGTTGGGTTAG